In the Malania oleifera isolate guangnan ecotype guangnan chromosome 1, ASM2987363v1, whole genome shotgun sequence genome, one interval contains:
- the LOC131151518 gene encoding uncharacterized protein LOC131151518 yields the protein MSCSSSSASEEEDEGTDSYRKGGYHAVRVGDPFAGGRYIAQRKLGWGQFSTVWLAYDTRSSKYVALKIQKSAAQFAQAALHEIEVLSAIADGDPSNSKCIVRLVDHFKHVGPNGQHLCMVLEFLGDSLLRLIKYNRYKGLELNQVREICKCILAGLDYLHRELGIIHTDLKPENILLFSTIDPAKDPVRSGHSPILERPEGNPNGGVTVNINEKKLKRKAKRAVAKISGRRASMGGVQKSDRCLDGIDMRCKVVDFGNACWADKQFTEDIQTRQYRAPEVILRSGYSFSVDLWSFACTAFELATGDMLFAPRTGQGFDDDEDHLAQMMELLGKIPRKIAVGGVRSKDLFDRHGDLKRIRRLKFWSLDRLLVDKYKFSSTDATEFTGFLCPLLDFVPEKRPTAQQCLQHPWLSLRSSSSQNEAKKESGVGKLDSELSKLRVKAGE from the exons ATGTCGTGCTCGTCATCGTCGGCATCGGAGGAAGAGGACGAGGGCACCGACTCTTACCGCAAGGGAGGGTACCATGCCGTCCGAGTCGGCGATCCTTTCGCCGGCGGCCGGTACATCGCTCAGAGGAAGCTCGGGTGGGGTCAGTTTTCTACCGTGTGGCTCGCTTACGATACTCGAAGCTCC AAATATGTTGCTCTTAAGATTCAGAAAAGTGCAGCGCAATTTGCTCAAGCTGCTCTCCATGAGATTGAGGTTCTTTCAGCTATTGCTGATGGTGATCCCTCAAATTCCAAGTGTATTGTGCGATTGGTAGACCACTTTAAGCATGTAGGCCCAAATGGACAGCATCTGTGCATGGTCCTTGAATTTCTTGGTGATAGCTTACTCCGGCTAATCAAGTATAATCGCTATAAAGGTCTTGAATTGAATCAAGTTAGAGAAATTTGCAAGTGCATTTTGGCAGGTCTTGATTACTTGCATAGAGAACTTGGTATAATCCACACAGACCTGAAACCTGAAAATATTCTCCTTTTTTCCACCATTGATCCTGCCAAGGACCCAGTTAGGTCTGGGCACTCCCCAATTCTTGAGAGGCCTGAGGGGAATCCTAATGGTGGAGTTACCGTAAATATTAATGAGAAAAAGCTGAAGAGAAAGGCAAAGAGGGCAGTAGCTAAGATATCAGGAAGGAGAGCTTCAATGGGAGGGGTTCAGAAATCTGATAGATGCCTGGATGGGATTGATATGAGGTGCAAGGTTGTGGATTTTGGAAATGCATGCTGGGCTGATAAGCAGTTCACTGAAGACATTCAAACAAGGCAGTATAGAGCTCCGGAAGTTATACTGCGATCTGGGTACTCTTTCTCAGTTGACTTGTGGTCATTTGCTTGCACTGCATTTGAGCTTGCCACAGGTGACATGCTGTTTGCTCCCAGGACTGGACAAGGTTTCGATGACGATGAG GATCACCTTGCCCAAATGATGGAACTGCTTGGAAAGATACCCCGGAAG ATTGCCGTTGGAGGAGTTCGATCCAAAGACTTATTCGACAGACACGGGGACTTAAAGAGGATCCGAAGGTTGAAATTCTGGTCACTTGATAGACTGTTGGTGGATAAGTACAAGTTTTCAAGCACCGACGCCACCGAGTTCACAGGGTTTCTGTGCCCCCTTCTCGATTTTGTGCCAGAGAAGAGGCCCACCGCCCAGCAGTGCTTGCAGCACCCGTGGCTCAGTCTCAGGAGCTCCTCTTCCCAGAATGAGGCCAAGAAGGAATCTGGGGTGGGGAAGCTGGATTCTGAGCTGAGCAAACTTCGGGTGAAGGCAGGTGAGTGA